DNA from Amorphoplanes friuliensis DSM 7358:
GGTACTGCCGGAACCCGGCGGTCGTCACCCGGCCCCCGTCGTCGAGGTCGACGTGCTCGGCCAGGGTCGCGCCGATGGCCTGGGCGACACCGCCCTCGATCTGGCCCCGGCACTGCAGCGGGTTCATGACCGTGCCGGCGTCGGCACTGTGGACGCTGCGCAGGATCCGCAGCTCACCGGTGCCGGGGTCGACGGCGATGCGGAACCACTGGGCGTTGAACGCGACCGACCGCGGGCTGCCCGTCCAGTGACCCTCGGCCCGGATCGGGGACGCCGCCGAGGCCGCCAGGTCCTTGAGCGTCAGCCGGCCGTTCTGCAGCTCGACGGCGTCGGGAGCGAGACCGACGGCACCCGGACCGGCCAGCGTCAGCAGCTGCTCGCGCAGCGCCCGGGCGGCGTGCAGGACGGCCTGACCTGCGACGACCACACCCGTGGAGGCGAACGCGCCGGTGTCGTGGCCGACGACGTCGGTGTCGGACTGGCGGACCAGGACGCGGTCCGGCGTGGTGCCGAGCGTGTCGGCGACGATCTGGGTGTGCACGGTGGTGCTGCCGTTGCCGAACTCCGACGTACCGACCGCGATCTCGTACCGGCCGTCCGGCAGCAGGGTGACCGCCGCGTCCGCGAAGTGCCCGCCGGGCGGACCGGCCGCGATCATCGCCAGCGCCATGCCCTCACCCGTGAGCCACCCCTCGGGCGCCGGCGGGGCCGGATCGTGGGAGGCGGCCCGGACGGCGTCGAGGCACTGGTCGAGACCGTAACTGGCGATCATCAGGTCGTCGGCGTGGTCACCGGGGGCAGCCAGCGGCTCACCGGGACGCACGATGTTGCGCTCGCGCAGCAGCACCGGGTCCAGGTCGAGGCGGCGGGCCAGCTCGTCCAGGACCGACTCGACCGCGAACGAGACCTGACCCAGCCCGTACCCGCGGAACGCTCCGGACGGGACGGTATTGGTGTAGACGGCGAACGCGTCGACCTTCTTGTTCGCGCAGCGGTAGACGGCGATCGACTCGTGGCAGCCGTGGTACATGACCGCCGGTCCGTGGTTGCCGTAGGCGCCGGTGTCCGACACGACCCGCAACGACAACGCCGTCAGGGTGCCGTCGCTGCGGGCGCCCGCCTTCATCTCGACGATGAACGGGTGCCGCGTGGTGGCCGAGGTGAACTGCTCGGCGCGGGTGTACTCGAGCTTGACCGGGCGGCCCGTCTTACGTACGGCCAGGGCGACCAGGTCCTCGACCAGCATCTCCTGCTTGCCACCGAAGCCGCCGCCGACCCGGCCGGTGAGCACCCGGACCTCGTCCAGGGGCAGGTCGAAGAGGTCGGCCAGGGCGCGGCGGGTCAGGAACGGGGTCTGCGTGCTCGACCGGAGGGTCAGCCGGCCGGTGTCGTCGAGCCAGCCGAGCGCGCCGTGGGTCTCCAGGGCGGCGTGCTGGACGCGGGGAGTGCGGAACGTCTGGGCGTACACGACTGCGGCGTCCGCGAAGCCGGCGGCGACATCACCCAGCTCGGCGTGCAGCTCACCGACGACGTTCTCCGCCGGGCGCGCGATGCGGTGGCTCGCGTCCTTGTCGCCGTGCACGGCCGGTGCTCCCGGCCGCATCGCGGCTTCCGGGTCGGTCACCGCGGGCAGGATCTCGTACGCCACGCGCAGGCGCCGGCACCCCTCCTCGGCCGCACCCTCGGTGTCGGCGACAACGGCGGCGACCCGCTGGCCCACGTGCCGCACCACGTCGTCGAGCACACGGGTGTCGGCGGGGTCCTCGACCGGATGCTCGTGGCGGGCGGTGGAGAAGTGCCGGGCCGGTGCGTCCTCGTGGGTCAGCACCGCCTGCACGCCGGGCACGGCGAGCGCCTCGGTGGTGTCGATGGAGACGATGCGGGCGTGCGCGTGCGGCGAGCGCAGCACCTTGAGGTGCAGCAGGCCCGGAACGTCCACGTCGAACGTGTAGCGGGCGGTGCCGGTGACCACCTGCGGTCCGGCCGGTGCGCCGAGACTCGCACCGACGGCCTCACCCGCGCCCGGCTCCTCGACCGTGCGGACACCGTGGATCGCATCGGCGATCGCGCGGTAACCGGTGCAGCGGCAGAGGTTGCCCTTGAGCGCCCGGGGCAGATCGGCGAGCTTCTCCTCGTCCAGCGCGGCCGTGGTCATGATCATGCCGGCGGTGCAGAACCCGCACTGGAAGCCCTGCGCGTCCAGGAAACGCTGCTGCACCGGGTGCAGGCCGTCCGGCGGTGCCAGGCCCTCGATCGTGGTGACCTGCCGGCCCTGCGCGCGGAACGCCGGGTAGACGCAGCTGTGCACAGGCTGTCCGTCCACGTGCACCGTGCAGGCGCCGCAGTCGCCGGTGTCGCAGCCCTTCTTGACACCGAAGCAGCCCTCCTCGCGCAGGTAGGTGCGCAGGCACTGCCCTGCCCGCGGTGCCCGCTCGTGGTCGGTGCCGTTGATCCGGACGCTCATGCGGCCAGCTCCGCCCGGATCTCCTCCGCGAAGCGTCCCGTCAGGTGCTGGCGCCACGCGGGGAGGCCGTGCACGTCGTCGACGTAGTCGTCGTCGGCGATGGTGTCCCGCAGCGCCGCGGCGAGCAGGCCGGCCGCGGGAACGTCCGGGAAGCGGAGCTGGAACGGACGCACTGTGGACCCGGTCACCGTCAGCACCAGGCCACCGCCGGGCTCGAGCCGCCCGGCGATCAGCGCCGCGGACCGGCCGTGGGTGAACAGCGAACCCTGCCGCAACGCCGTACGCCCGGTCAGTGCGGCCGCGGGCAGCGTGATCGAACGCAGCAGCTCGCCGTCGGTCAGCGCGGTCGTTCCCTCGCCGGTGACGAAGCGGGCGACCGGCATCCGTCGTTCGCCGCCCGGACCGAGGATCAGGCACTCGCCGTCCAGCGCGGCGGTCAGCGCGATCATCGGGCCGGCGGGCAGGGCGGCGCAGAGGTTGCCGCCGACCGTCGCGACGTTCCAGATCTTGAAGGAGGCGAGGAACGCCCGGCAGCACGCGGTGGCGAGCCCGTGGAAGGCGGTGAAGTGCGCTGCGCCCTCGAAACCGGCCAGGTCGGCGACCGTACAGGTCGCGGCGATCTCCAGCCCGTCGTCACGCACCGTGATCGGGGTCCAGCCGGCGGCAGCCAGGTCCAGCAGCCGCGTGACGCCGGGATCCGGCTCGGCGAAGAGCGCCGTCCCGCCGGCGAGCCAGGCGTCACCAGGACGCCACTGCCCCACCGCGGCCGGGCTGACCACCTCGACGACCGTGTGCAGATCCACGTGTGATCCCCCGATCCTCCACTGCGGTGCCTGGTCCGGAACAACGGTACGTTACGCGGCGTGTGTTTCCGGCGCGCGAACAGTTATCGTCGCCTGCGGGCAGTGATCGACGGGGAGACGAGGCGCTGATGCGGCCGTTGCGGCACGGGTACACCAATGACACCCGGGGTGACGGCAGTGTGGTGATCAAGCGGTACACCGGACCCGACGCCCCGCGCCGCTGGGCCACGGAGCGTGACGCCCTGGAGACCCTCGCGGGCCGCCTGCCCGTCCCTGCGGTGCTCGCCGCGCGCACCGGGGAGTTGCACCTGGCCCACCTGCCCGGAGTGCACGGGCAGGAACTGATCGATGCCGGTCAGGCACCCGCCGTGCTGCACTCCTGCGGGACGATGCTGCGGCGGCTGCAGTCCGAGGGTGTCGTGCACGGCGACTACGGGCCCAACAACCTGCTCTTCGACGCGCACACGTACGAGGTGTCCGCGGTCCTCGACTGGGAATGGTCGCACCCGGGCACCGGCACGATCGGCGACCTGGCCTGGTGCGAGTGGATCGTTCGCACCCACCACCCGGCCGAAACCGGGGCGCTGCCCGAGCTCTTCGCCGGCTACGGCAGCCGCCCGCCCTGGAACGAGCGCCGCAGCGCCATGCTCGCCAAGTGCCGTCAGATGCTGGCGCTGCGCCGCCAACTCGGCACCGCCGACCCCGGTTACACGCGCTGGGAGGGCCACATCGCCACGACCTCCGACTGGGCGGAA
Protein-coding regions in this window:
- a CDS encoding molybdopterin-dependent oxidoreductase, with translation MSVRINGTDHERAPRAGQCLRTYLREEGCFGVKKGCDTGDCGACTVHVDGQPVHSCVYPAFRAQGRQVTTIEGLAPPDGLHPVQQRFLDAQGFQCGFCTAGMIMTTAALDEEKLADLPRALKGNLCRCTGYRAIADAIHGVRTVEEPGAGEAVGASLGAPAGPQVVTGTARYTFDVDVPGLLHLKVLRSPHAHARIVSIDTTEALAVPGVQAVLTHEDAPARHFSTARHEHPVEDPADTRVLDDVVRHVGQRVAAVVADTEGAAEEGCRRLRVAYEILPAVTDPEAAMRPGAPAVHGDKDASHRIARPAENVVGELHAELGDVAAGFADAAVVYAQTFRTPRVQHAALETHGALGWLDDTGRLTLRSSTQTPFLTRRALADLFDLPLDEVRVLTGRVGGGFGGKQEMLVEDLVALAVRKTGRPVKLEYTRAEQFTSATTRHPFIVEMKAGARSDGTLTALSLRVVSDTGAYGNHGPAVMYHGCHESIAVYRCANKKVDAFAVYTNTVPSGAFRGYGLGQVSFAVESVLDELARRLDLDPVLLRERNIVRPGEPLAAPGDHADDLMIASYGLDQCLDAVRAASHDPAPPAPEGWLTGEGMALAMIAAGPPGGHFADAAVTLLPDGRYEIAVGTSEFGNGSTTVHTQIVADTLGTTPDRVLVRQSDTDVVGHDTGAFASTGVVVAGQAVLHAARALREQLLTLAGPGAVGLAPDAVELQNGRLTLKDLAASAASPIRAEGHWTGSPRSVAFNAQWFRIAVDPGTGELRILRSVHSADAGTVMNPLQCRGQIEGGVAQAIGATLAEHVDLDDGGRVTTAGFRQYHLPTFADVPHTEVVFADTADSIGPLGAKSMSESPFNPVAPALANALRDATGVRFTDLPFTRDRIWVRLQDG
- a CDS encoding FAD binding domain-containing protein yields the protein MDLHTVVEVVSPAAVGQWRPGDAWLAGGTALFAEPDPGVTRLLDLAAAGWTPITVRDDGLEIAATCTVADLAGFEGAAHFTAFHGLATACCRAFLASFKIWNVATVGGNLCAALPAGPMIALTAALDGECLILGPGGERRMPVARFVTGEGTTALTDGELLRSITLPAAALTGRTALRQGSLFTHGRSAALIAGRLEPGGGLVLTVTGSTVRPFQLRFPDVPAAGLLAAALRDTIADDDYVDDVHGLPAWRQHLTGRFAEEIRAELAA
- a CDS encoding phosphotransferase, whose protein sequence is MRPLRHGYTNDTRGDGSVVIKRYTGPDAPRRWATERDALETLAGRLPVPAVLAARTGELHLAHLPGVHGQELIDAGQAPAVLHSCGTMLRRLQSEGVVHGDYGPNNLLFDAHTYEVSAVLDWEWSHPGTGTIGDLAWCEWIVRTHHPAETGALPELFAGYGSRPPWNERRSAMLAKCRQMLALRRQLGTADPGYTRWEGHIATTSDWAE